The stretch of DNA ACGATTTAAAATATACGAAGAATATGGTAAAAAATTAGGATTTAGGCATGTAGAAAGTAGTCCACTAGTTCGGTCATCCTATAAAGCAAAAAAACATATTGAATAAAAAAAAAGCTCCTGAATGGAGCTTTTTCTTTGATTTTAAGTGTTATTTAGAGATAGTTTTTGTAAATTTATAAGTAAGTAAATAACACTTTTAAAACAATAAAAATGAGAAATATAGTAGTTCCAATCGATTTTGGTGATTTTTCAAAAAGAATCATTAATTTTTCTGTTGAATATGCACAGAATAAGGATATAAAATTATATTTTCTACATGTACTTCCATTAGATGTTTCCTATGTTGTAGGTGATATGGGAATGCAGTACGTACATGGTATTCAGGGAAATATGATAGAGGTTGATACTAAGCGTTTAGAAGAATTAACCAATTTTATAAAAGAAAAAAATATTCCTTATGAAACAGAAGTTATACAAGGTATAGCTTCAGATACCATTCTAGAAAAGGCAAAAGAAGTTGATGCAGAATTAATATTGATAGGTTCTCATGGACATGGAGCACTTTATGAAGCTTTGGTAGGAAGTGTAGCACATGATGTCTTAAAAATAACCGACATTCCTGTATTAATAGTTCCGGATAAATATAGAACCAAATAATAACTTTTTATTAATTTATTATTTCTATATTGCCAATATATTTGGAAAATATAGAATCACTTTTAAAATAAGAAATTAATGAAATATTTTATTGTTGGAGATGTTCACGGTTGTGTAAATACATACAAAGCTTTTTTAGAAAAGTATTGGAATCCTCAAAAAGAAATTTTAATACAAGTAGGAGATATAGCGAACAAAGGAAAATTCACATACGAAACTATTTTGTTTTCAATGGAATTGTCTAAAAAATATCCTGAGAATTTTGTCCAACTAAAAGGGAATAATGATCATATTTTATATAAAGAACTACAAGAAAAAGGTTTTTCTAAAGAAATAAAACAGTTATTAGAAGAGAGAGAAATAGAAGAAGATTCTGTTGTAAATTGGTTAGGAGGATTACTTCACTTTTGGGAAAATGATACCATTTTTGTTAGTCATGCTGGAGTTGATAAGAATAATAATTACCCTGTAAAAGAAGATGACTTAAGAATTGTTTATACAAGAGAAAAGCTAAAAAATATTGGGAAAATGCAGTTTATAGGGCATGTTCTTGTTGAAGCTCCTTTTTATAATAAAGAGAAAAACATATGGTATTTAGATACCGGAGCTGGTTTTCGTAAGAAATTATCAGGTGTAAAAGTGAAACTAAATGGAAAAGTAACTGATATTATTTCAACTAAAGTAAAAAAGAAAGATTTTTTAGGATGATATGAACTTTTTAGCACATCAATATCTATCAATGGATGTTCCTGCAATAAAAGCAGGAAATCTTTTGGGTGAATTTGTAAGAGGAAAAAAATATGGAGATTATCCTGAAATGATTCAGAAGGGAATTTTGCTTCATAGAAAGATAGATGATTTTACGGATAAACATGAAGTCGTTCTCAATTTAGTTAGAGAAATGAATCCTGTATTCCATAAATATGCTCCTGTTATTTCAGATGTGTTTTTTGATTACTGTTTAGCAAAAAATTGGTGGAAATTCTCAGAGGTTAGTTTACAAGATTTTTGTGATCAAACTTACGATGATTTGGAGAGCTTTAGCCCTCAGATGCCAGAAAAAGTTCAAGAAATGATTATAAGTATGCGTGAACATAATTGGTTGTATCATTATCAAAATTTAGAAGGAATTCAACATTCTTTAAAAAATTTGAAACGTCGAACTTCTTTTGATAATAATATTGAAGATGCCGTAAAATACTTATATACAAACGAAGAAAAAATTGAAAAAGCCTTTTTAAAATTTTTTCCTGATATACAAAAAGAATGTAAAACCTTTTTAGAAAGTGATTAAATAAAAGGGCTTTTTAAAAAGGTTCTGGTATTTAATTAGTCATAAATAAAGCCAATATTATTTTTCCAAAGACAGTAAAAATAATACCCAATACAGCTAATAAACCTAAGAAAAATAGAAAAAGTAATCCACAAGATAAGTACCATTCTGTCTTTCCCTTATCACCTCCTTCTTCTGATGAATTAGAATCGAATTGTTTGAGTTTGGTGATTTTCATATTAAAAAATTGATGTCAAAATATCAGTGAAAAGCCCTAAGATTCCGCCAATAACAGTGATGAGTCCAACAAGAAAGATAAAGAGACATCCTAATGTTAAATAGCATCCTTTATTACTACTTCTAGGTGGTTGATAAGGTTGTTCATAATTTTGATAAGTTCCTTGAGTATTTGATAGAGGTTGACTTTCAATAACTTCAGCTTCTATATATTCTCCGTTTCCAGAATTATTTTGATTCATTTGTAGTGTTTAATTATTTATGATAGATGATATGCAATATACATTCCAAAATTATTTTTGACAGATCTAAGAACAAAAATAGACATTTTTTCATGTCAAAAAGAGTAAATCATGATGAAAAACTTTAAAGTTATGCTTTTCAAGAATTCACTTAAATATTGTATCTTTCGACTTTAAAATAAAAAGTACGCAATTTAGTGGATTTAGTTCAATTAAATATTAAAGGAATTTCTTACAGTCAAACACAAACAGGTGCTTATGCATTGATTCTGGAAGAAAATCGAACCAAAAAAAAGATTCCTATTGTAATAGGAGCTTATGAAGCACAATCGATAGCCATTTCGTTAGAAAAAGATCTTCGTCCACCAAGACCTTTAACTCATGATTTATTCAAATCATTTGCCGACATATATGAGGTTAATTTGCATGAGGTGATAATTTATAAATTAGTAGATGGAGTTTTCTATTCGCACTTGATATGGGAAAAAGACGGGGTTAAAACAGCAATTGATTCCAGAACTTCTGATGCGTGTGCTTTAGCTGTTCGTTTTAATGTCCCTATTTTTACAACGGTTGAAATTGTTGAAAAGGCAGGTATTTACTTTGAAGAAGAAACACAAAGTGAGGAAAAGAAATCTCCAGATTTAGATGGTGAATTAGAGAAACAAATTTCATCAACTTTAGAAGATAAAGCTGTTTTTTCTAATATTTCAAAAGAAGAATTAGAAGGAATGTTAAATGAAGCTGTTAAAAATGAAGATTATGAATTAGCAGCTAAACTTCGTGATGAATTAGATAAAAGAAACTAAAATAACTTAATATATGGGAGTAAAGTTACGCTTGATCATCATGAATTTTCTTCAATTTTTTATTTGGGGAGCATGGTTGATTACAATTGCTAATTATTGGTTTGGAACAAAAGGTTGGGGAGGAGCAGAATTTGGTGCTATTTTTTCAACATTAGGAATATCGTCTATTTTTATGCCTACTATAGCTGGAATTATAGCAGATCGATGGATTAATGCAGAAAAATTATATGCTGTTTTACATATTTTAGGTGGAATAGGAGTGTTTTATTTTTCTGAAATTGAAGATCCTACTACATTTTTTTGGGTGATGTTACTCGCTATGTTTTGTTATATGCCTACCATTGCTTTGTCTAATTCTATTGCTTATAATGCGTTAAAAAATAATGGTTTAGATGTTATAAAAGAATTTCCTCCAATTCGAGTTTGGGGAACAATTGGTTTTATTGTGGCAATGTGGGTAACGAATTTAACAGGAAATAAAGCCACAGAATATCAATTTTATATTTCAGCTATAGCATCATTTATTTTAGGAATTTACTCTTTCACATTGCCTAAATGTCCTCCGTCAAAAGAAACCTCTGAAGAAACTTCTTTTGTTAAAATGTTTGGTTTGGATGCTTTTAAACTCTTCAAAGATTATAAAATGGCTTTGTTTTTTATCTTTTCAATGTTTTTAGGAGCTGCTCTACAACTCACCAATATGTATGGTGATACTTTTTTAGATGATTTCAAGAATATACCAGAATATGCTGATTCATTTGTAGTAAAATATTCAACGATTATCATGTCAATTTCTCAGATTTCTGAAACTGTATTTATATTGGCAATACCTTTCTTTTTAAAACGATTTGGAATTAAAAAGGTAATGTTAATCAGTATGTTTGCATGGGTATTACGATTTGGACTTTTTGCTTTTGGAGACCCAGAAGGGGGATTATGGATGATTATATTATCATGTATTGTGTATGGTATGGCATTCGACTTCTTTAATATTTCAGGATCTTTATTTGTAGAAGTTTCTACAGACTCTAAAATTCGTTCGAGTGCACAAGGGTTATTTATGATGATGGTTAATGGTTTTGGTGCAATATTGGGAAGTGTTGTAAGTGGATATATGATCGATACATTTTTTACTCACGAAGGAGGACATAAGGATTGGTCGGGGATTTGGCTAACTTTTGCAGGATATGCTTTAATTATAACCATTGTATTCTGGATTATGTTTAAACATAAACACGATCCAAAAGAAGTTCAGAATGTAACACATTAATTAGACTCTTTAAAAAGTGTTGATAACATATTCTAAAGCGGTAATTTTAATACCGCTTTTTTTATAATTTTGTACAACTAAAATAACGAAAAATCATGCAACAATATTTAGACTTAGTGAAACATGTAATGGAAAATGGAGTAGAGAAAGGAGATCGAACTGGGACAGGTACTAAAAGTGTTTTTGGATACCAAATGAGGTTTGATTTAGCTGAAGGATTTCCTATGGTGACAACTAAGAAGTTACATCTAAAATCCATTGTTCATGAATTATTGTGGTTTTTAAAGGGTGACACTAATATAGCTTACTTACAAGAAAATGGAGTACGAATTTGGAATGAATGGGCTGATTCAAATGGTGACTTAGGACCAGTTTATGGACATCAGTGGCGTAACTGGAATAGTGAAGAAATTGATCAAATTCAAGA from Flavobacteriaceae bacterium UJ101 encodes:
- a CDS encoding universal stress protein (Belongs to the universal stress protein A family.), whose protein sequence is MRNIVVPIDFGDFSKRIINFSVEYAQNKDIKLYFLHVLPLDVSYVVGDMGMQYVHGIQGNMIEVDTKRLEELTNFIKEKNIPYETEVIQGIASDTILEKAKEVDAELILIGSHGHGALYEALVGSVAHDVLKITDIPVLIVPDKYRTK
- the pphA gene encoding protein-serine/threonine phosphatase (KEGG: pih:UB51_06850 serine/threonine protein phosphatase 1); this translates as MKYFIVGDVHGCVNTYKAFLEKYWNPQKEILIQVGDIANKGKFTYETILFSMELSKKYPENFVQLKGNNDHILYKELQEKGFSKEIKQLLEEREIEEDSVVNWLGGLLHFWENDTIFVSHAGVDKNNNYPVKEDDLRIVYTREKLKNIGKMQFIGHVLVEAPFYNKEKNIWYLDTGAGFRKKLSGVKVKLNGKVTDIISTKVKKKDFLG
- the acpH gene encoding [Acyl-carrier-protein] phosphodiesterase (Converts holo-ACP to apo-ACP by hydrolytic cleavage of the phosphopantetheine prosthetic group from ACP; Belongs to the AcpH family.; KEGG: pge:LG71_23310 acyl carrier protein phosphodiesterase), producing MNFLAHQYLSMDVPAIKAGNLLGEFVRGKKYGDYPEMIQKGILLHRKIDDFTDKHEVVLNLVREMNPVFHKYAPVISDVFFDYCLAKNWWKFSEVSLQDFCDQTYDDLESFSPQMPEKVQEMIISMREHNWLYHYQNLEGIQHSLKNLKRRTSFDNNIEDAVKYLYTNEEKIEKAFLKFFPDIQKECKTFLESD
- a CDS encoding xanthosine permease (Nucleoside transport. To E.coli NupG and YegT.); its protein translation is MGVKLRLIIMNFLQFFIWGAWLITIANYWFGTKGWGGAEFGAIFSTLGISSIFMPTIAGIIADRWINAEKLYAVLHILGGIGVFYFSEIEDPTTFFWVMLLAMFCYMPTIALSNSIAYNALKNNGLDVIKEFPPIRVWGTIGFIVAMWVTNLTGNKATEYQFYISAIASFILGIYSFTLPKCPPSKETSEETSFVKMFGLDAFKLFKDYKMALFFIFSMFLGAALQLTNMYGDTFLDDFKNIPEYADSFVVKYSTIIMSISQISETVFILAIPFFLKRFGIKKVMLISMFAWVLRFGLFAFGDPEGGLWMIILSCIVYGMAFDFFNISGSLFVEVSTDSKIRSSAQGLFMMMVNGFGAILGSVVSGYMIDTFFTHEGGHKDWSGIWLTFAGYALIITIVFWIMFKHKHDPKEVQNVTH